One genomic region from Actinocatenispora thailandica encodes:
- a CDS encoding DUF6924 domain-containing protein, translating into MPQPLPATEVALLVRTGFADDTGWTSILTDVFEPEEDSGLGMQAGVHPLNDPQYAGCTLAEVLALVPPEYPHTFLFVVDDVALREFRHPLLVVDLHPAERGRSFRCVPEAVRTIEANLFTDNLSFDELVAGADADGIYRNH; encoded by the coding sequence ATGCCGCAGCCACTCCCTGCCACCGAGGTCGCACTGCTGGTCCGCACCGGCTTCGCCGACGACACCGGGTGGACCTCGATCCTGACCGACGTGTTCGAGCCGGAGGAGGACAGCGGCCTCGGCATGCAGGCCGGCGTGCACCCGCTGAACGACCCGCAGTACGCCGGATGCACCCTCGCCGAGGTGCTCGCCCTGGTGCCGCCGGAGTACCCGCACACGTTCCTGTTCGTGGTCGACGACGTCGCGCTGCGCGAGTTCCGGCACCCGCTCCTCGTCGTCGACCTGCACCCGGCGGAGCGGGGACGCAGTTTCCGGTGCGTGCCGGAGGCGGTGCGCACCATCGAGGCGAACCTGTTCACCGACAACCTCAGCTTCGACGAGCTCGTCGCCGGCGCCGACGCCGACGGCATCTACCGCAACCACTGA